The genomic interval CTATAACAATTGTCATGGTCCTTGGAGGCTCAACCAATGCTGTGCTTCATATCATTGCAATGGCAAATGCCATAGGTGTAGAAATTACGCAAGATGATTTCCAACGAATTTCAGATATTACCCCTGTTCTTGGCGATTTCAAACCGAGCGGAAAATATATGATGGAAGATCTGCACAAAATTGGTGGCCTTCCTGCTGTTTTGAAATACCTACTTAAAGAAGGAAAACTTCACGGTGATTGTTTGACCGTCACAGGTAAAACTTTGGCTGAAAATGTTGAAAAAGCATTAGATTTGGACTTTGACAGTCAAGATATTATGCGACCACTAAAAAATCCAATTAAAGCTACTGGACATTTACAAATTTTGTACGGTAATCTTGCCCAAGGGGGTTCTGTTGCAAAAATTTCTGGTAAAGAAGGAGAATTTTTCAAAGGAACTGCTCGTGTTTTTGATGGAGAACAACACTTTATCGATGGCATTGAGTCTGGCCGATTGCATGCCGGTGATGTTGCGGTCATTAGAAATATTGGCCCAGTCGGAGGTCCGGGAATGCCAGAGATGTTAAAACCAACTTCAGCATTAATTGGAGCCGGACTTGGAAAGTCTTGTGCACTCATTACTGACGGAAGATTTTCTGGTGGCACCCACGGCTTTGTTGTGGGGCATATCGTCCCTGAAGCAGTTGAAGGTGGGTTGATTGGTTTAGTTGAAGATGATGATATTATCGAAATTGATGCGGTGAATAATAGTATTAGTTTAAAAGTTTCTGATGAAGAAATTGCTAAACGACGTGCCGATTATCAAAAGCCAGCCCCTAAAGCAACGCGTGGTGTTCTTGCAAAATTTGCCAAACTTACGCGCCCCGCTAGTGAAGGTTGCGTTACAGATTTATAGAAAGGTTTGAATGAAAAAAATAAAGTTAGAAAAACCTACTTCCGGTTCCCAACTTGTTCTCCAAACCTTAAAAGAACTTGGAGTAGAAATTATTTTTGGTTATCCTGGTGGGGCCATGCTCCCCTTGTATGATGCGATTCATAATTTTGAAGGAATTCAACATATTTTAGCCCGTCATGAGCAAGGAGCAACGCATGAAGCCGAAGGTTACGCTAAATCGTCTGGTAAAGTTGGTGTCGTCGTTGTTACGTCTGGACCGGGAGCGACTAATGCAGTAACTGGAATTGCTGACGCTTATCTTGATTCAGTCCCATTGTTAGTTTTCACAGGTCAAGTTGGCCGTCAGTCAATTGGTAAAGATGCTTTTCAAGAAGCGGATACTGTTGGAATTACAGCCCCAATTACAAAATATAATTATCAAATTAGGGAAACCGCAGATATTCCAAGAATTGTTACAGAAGCCTATTATTTGGCAAGGACAGGACGTCCTGGGCCAGTAGAAATCGATTTACCAAAAGATGTTTCCACCCTTGAAGTCACTGAAATTAATGACCCAAGCTTGAATCTTCCTCATTATCACGAAAGTGAAAAAGCGACTGATGAACAATTGCAAGAATTACTGACAGAACTTTCTGTCAGTAAAAAACCAGTCATTATTGCTGGCGGAGGAATTAATTATTCTGGCTCAGTTGATATTTTCAGAGCATTTGTCGAAAAATATCAAATTCCAGTTGTTTCTACATTGCTTGGCTTAGGAACATTACCAATCAGCCACGAATTGCAACTAGGAATGGCAGGAATGCACGGTTCATACGCTGCAAATATGGCTTTAGTTGAAGCTGACTATATTATTAATTTGGGATCACGTTTTGACGATAGAGTTGTATCCAATCCAGCAAAATTTGCTAATAATGCTGTCGTTGCTCATATTGATATTGACGCTGCTGAACTTGGCAAAATTGTAAAAACCGATATTCCAATCCTTTCTGATTTGAAAGTGGCTTTAAGCAGACTTTTGCAATTAAATAATGTCAAGACTGTTTTTAATGATTGGATTAAAACTGTCATTGAAAATAAAGAGAAAGCACCATTTACTTATGAGCCCCAAAACCATGATATCCGTCCACAGGAAACAATTAAATTAATTGGAGAATACACTCAAGGAGATGCAATCATTGTGACCGATGTTGGGCAACATCAAATGTGGGTGGCGCAATATTATCCTTATAAAAATGCAAGGCAACTTATTACTTCTGGGGGAATGGGAACGATGGGCTTTGGCATTCCTGCAGCAATCGGTGCAAAGCTGGCACAGCCAAATAAAAATGTCATTGTTTTTGTTGGCGATGGTGGCTTTCAAATGACTAATCAAGAATTAGCATTACTTAATGGCTACGGTATTGCAATCAAAGTTGTTCTGATTAATAATCATTCATTGGGAATGGTACGTCAATGGCAAGAATCATTCTATGAAGAGCGACGTTCACAATCGGTTTTTGATGTTGAACCCAATTTTCAATTGTTAGCCGAAGCTTATGGCATCAAACATGTTAAGTTAGATAATCCAAAAACTTTGGCTGATGATTTAAAAATTATTACAGAAGATGAGCCAATGCTTATTGAAGTTCTAATTTCAAAATCTGAGCATGTTTTACCAATGATACCAGCTGGATTACACAATGACGAAATGATTGGACTTCATTTTACTGATGAGAATGAGGAGGTAGATAATGCGTAGAATGATTATCGCAAAACTTCATAATGTAACAGGAATTATGAATCGATTTACCGCCGTTCTCAATAGAAGGCAAGTGAACATTCTCTCAATTACCGCTGGAGTTACAGAAAGTCAAGACTTAACTCATACCACTTTTGTTATTGAAGTTGATCATCTTGATGAAGTAGAACAAATCATTAAACAATTAAATCGCTTAATAGATGTGATTGAAGTAGCTGATATTACAGATTTGCCTCATGTAGAACGTGAAGTCGTCTTGATTAAAGTATCAGCTCCACCGACCATTAGGGCAGAAATTTTTACAATGATTGAACCTTTTAGAGTAAATGTAGTTGATGTCAATCTGGAAAATGTCACCATTCAATTAACGGGTGATTCAGCAAAAATCGAAGCACTTATTGATGTTGTTAGTCCTTATGGTATTCTAAATATGGCTCGGACAGGTAGTGCAGGTTTTGAGCGTGGCTAAATTTAAATAAGTTAACAAATAAATAGAAAAATAGAGGAAACAAAAATGGCAGTTACAATGTATTATGAAGATGATGTAGAAGTATCAGCACTTGCTGGAAAGCAAATTGCAGTAATCGGTTATGGTTCACAAGGACATGCTCACGCACAGAATTTGCGTGATTCTGGTCACAACGTTATCATTGGTGTGCGCCACGGAAAATCTTTTGATAAAGCAAAAGAAGATGGCTTTGAAACATTTGAAGTAGGAGAAGCAGTAGCTAAAGCTGATGTTATTATGGTTTTGGCGCCAGATGAACTTCAAAAATCCATTTATGAAGAGGACATCAAACCAAACTTGAAAGCAGGTTCAGCACTTGGTTTTGCTCATGGATTTAATATCCATTTTGGCTATATTAAAGTACCAGAAGACGTTGACGTCTTTATGGTTGCACCTAAGGCTCCAGGTCACCTTGTCCGTCGGACTTATACTGAAGGTTTTGGTACACCAGCTTTGTTTGTTTCACACCAAAATGCAAGTGGTCATGCGCGTGAAATCGCAATGGATTGGGCCAAAGGAATTGGTTGTGCTCGAGTGGGAATTATTGAAACAACTTTTAAAGAAGAAACAGAAGAAGATTTGTTTGGAGAACAAGCTGTTCTATGTGGAGGTTTGACAGCACTTGTTGAAGCCGGTTTTGAAACACTGACAGAAGCTGGATACGCTGGCGAATTGGCTTACTTTGAAGTTTTGCACGAAATGAAATTGATTGTTGACCTCATGTATGAAGGTGGTTTTACTAAAATGCGTCAATCCATCTCAAATACTGCTGAGTTTGGCGATTATGTGACTGGTCCACGGATTATTACTGACGAAGTTAAAAAGAATATGAAGCTTGTTTTGGCTGATATTCAATCTGGAAAATTTGCTCAAGATTTCGTTGATGACTTCAAAGCGGGACGTCCAAAATTAACAGCCTATCGCGAAGCTGCTAAAAATCTTGAAATTGAAAAAATTGGGGCAGAGCTACGTCAAGCAATGCCATTCACACAATCTGGTGATGACGATGCCTTTAAAATCTATCAGTAATTTCTCTTATTGATTGAACAAAAATATAAAAGCATTTTATGGAGGAATGACATAAATGATAAGTGCCAAAGAGGTTGAAGATGCCTATGATTTGTTAAAAGCAGTTGTCACTAAAACACCTTTACAATTAGACCCTTACCTTTCCAATAAATATCAAGCAAATATTTACTTAAAAGAAGAAAACTTACAGAAAGTTCGTTCTTTTAAATTACGAGGAGCTTATTATTCTATCAGTAAATTATCTGATGAGCAACGCTCTAAAGGAGTGGTTTGTGCCTCCGCAGGAAATCATGCACAAGGAGTTGCTTTTGCTGCAAATCAATTAAATATTTCTGCGACAATTTTTATGCCCGTTACCACACCTAACCAAAAAATTTCACAAGTTAAATTTTTTGGCGAAAGTCATGTAACAATTCGTTTAATTGGTGATACTTTTGATGAATCAGCCAGAGCAGCAAAAGCTTTTTCTCAAGATAATGACAAACCATTTATAGACCCTTTTGATGATGAAAATGTAATTGCTGGTCAAGGAACAGTGGCTTTAGAAATTTTTGCGCAAGCTAAAAAACAAGCAATAAGTTTAGATAAGATTTTTGTACAGATTGGTGGAGGTGGTTTAATTGCAGGAATTACGGCCTACAGTAAGGAGCGCTATCCCCAAACTGAAATTATCGGAGTTGAAGCAAAAGGGGCAACAAGTATGAAAGCTGCCTACTCTGCTGGTCAGCCCGTCACCTTGGAACACATTGATAAATTTGCTGACGGAATTGCGGTTGCGACTGTCGGTCAGAAAACTTACCAACTTATTAATGACAAAGTGAAACAATTGCTTGCGGTTGATGAAGGTTTAATTTCTCAAACCATACTCGAATTGTATTCAAAATTAGGAATTGTCGCCGAACCAGCAGGTGCAACATCTGTTGCCGCACTTGAACTTATTAAAGATGAAATCAAGGGTAAAAATATTGTCTGTATCATCAGCGGCGGAAATAATGATATTAGTCGAATGCAAGAAATTGAAGAAAGAGCTTTGGTTTATGAAGGTCTAAAACATTATTTTGTCATTAACTTTCCTCAAAGACCAGGAGCCTTACGAACTTTTGTCAGTGATATTTTAGGGCCAAATGATGATATTACCCGATTTGAGTACATCAAAAGGGCTGATAAAGGTAAAGGGCCTTGTCTTGTTGGGATTTTACTTTCAGATGCTAGTGATTATGATTCATTGATTGATCGGATTGAAAGATTTGATAATCGTTATGTTAACTTACATGGAAATGATAGTTTATACGAACTTTTGGTCTAACTAACCAATTGGTTTGAGCCATTTTCTAGTTTCAATTCTCTTTAAATCACTAGAAATTTGATATAATTTAATTAATAAATTATTTAAATTTAATGAGATAGAAAAGAGAAATATCATGACAGAAATCACACAACTTTTTCAATATAATACCCTTGGAGCTTTAATGGCAGGCCTTTACGAGGGGACAATGACAATTGGTGAACTTCTGAAACATGGTGATTTAGGAATTGGAACTTTAGATTCTGTTGATGGAGAATTAATTGTTTTGGACGGCAAAGCCTACCAAGCTAAAGGTGATAAAACTATCGTCGAATTAACTGATGACATCAAAGTTCCTTATGCTGCAGTTGTTCCCCATCAGGCAGAGGTAGTTTTTAAACAAAAATTTACGGCCAGTGATAAGGAATTAGAAAACCGAATCGAAAGCTATTTTGACGGGCAAAACTTATTTCGCTCAATCAAAATAACTGGTGAGTTTCCAAAAATGCACGTTCGTTGATTCCACGGGCAAAATCAGGGACAAGATTTGTAGAAGTTTCACAAAATCAACCCGAATACACTGAAGAAAACGTCAAAGGAACAATTGTTGGGATTTGGACTCCAGAAATGTTTCATGGTGTGAGTGTTGCTGGTTATCACCTCCATTTTATTAGTGAAGATTTTACTTTTGGTGGACATGTCCTTGATTTTATTATTGATAATGGTACTGTTGAAATTGGCGCAATTGACCAATTGAACCAATCATTCCCCGTTCAAGATCGCAAATTCTTGTTTGCTGACCTTGATATTGAAGCACTAAAAAAAGATATCGATGTAGCTGAATGATAATCACTAGATTTCTTTAGCTATATTAAAGGAGAAATCTATGAAAATTATTGCAACATTAGATGCACCAGCCGCTATCGGTCCTTATGTTCAAGGCAAAATTGTTAATGGTTTACTCTATGCATCAGGCCAAATTCCGTTGAATCCATTGAATGGAGAGATTGTTGGAGATAGCATTGAGACTCAAACCGAACAGGTGATGAAAAATATTTCTGCTATTTTGAAAGAAGCACATTCTGATTTTGACTTAGTCATCAAAACAACATGTTTCTTGAAAAATATTGAAGATTTTTCAAGATTTAATGCAATTTATTCAAAGTTTTTTGATAAGGAATTCCCAGCGCGTTCCGCTGTTGGAGTTGCAGGATTACCTAAAAATGTCCTTATTGAAATAGAAGTCATTGCAGAAGTTAAATCCTAAAATTAAAACATATTAGCTATAAAAATTACTGACAAGATTTCTGTCAGTAATTTTTTTGGTTACAAGTCAGTCTTTTTTACGTATAGAAAATTATAAGCCAATTTTAAAATTGCTGACAAATCTGTCAGTAAAAAATGGAGGAATTATGATAACAAATTTTGATTTATATCGTTGGAAAAAAGCTGGCATGACCAATTTAGGAGTAAATAAACTTTTAAAATTTTTTCATAGATATGATAAAAAAATAAGTTTAAGACAAATGGGACAAGTAGCACAACTTAAATCAATTCCCAACTTTATTGAACAATATAAAAATCAAGACGTAAGTAAACTGAGAGAAGAGTATAAAATATACCCATCATTTTCTCTTCTTGATGAAATTTATCCCGAAAGGCTCAAGGAAATTTACAATCCACCGGTTCTATTATTTTATCAAGGAGATATAAGACTCTTAAAAACTCCTAAATTAGCTTTTGTTGGTAGTCGACAAGCAAGCTCACAAGGAATTAAAGCCGTTCAAAAAATTGTGACAGAGTTGAACCAAAATTTTACGATTGTCAGCGGACTCGCTAAAGGAATTGATACAGCAAGTCATCTTTCTGCCATTAAAAATAAAATCCCTACAATTGCAGTTATCGGTACAGGCTTAGATATCTTTTATCCTTTAGAAAATCGAAAAATTCAAGAGTATCTTGCTAAAAACCAACTCATACTATCAGAATATTCAGTCGGAGAAAAGCCACTTCGTTATCATTTTCCTGAACGTAATCGTATCATTGCGGGACTTTCACATGGTGTAGTAGTGATAGAAGCAAAGTTACGAAGTGGTAGTTTAATTACTTGTGAGCGCGCTCTGGAAGAAGGAAGAGATATTTTCGCTGTACCAGGAAACATAGCAGATGGATTTTCAGATGGCTGTAATCATCTAATACAACAAGGAGCAAAATTAATCTATCAAGCCCAAGATATCTTAGAAGAATATTTGTATGATTAAAAAAAGCCTTTATCACCTTGCACCACATGACTTAAGTCGGTTTTTATAGTACAAAAAAATATCAAGTTCTACTATAAGAAAACTAAATAACTTGACATATTGAAGAAAAGCATTTATTATGAGAGAGTGAATTTAATGTAAATAAGAGTATTAACACCTCTTAAACTATTATTTTACTTCCACATTCGATATATACCTCTATGAATTAAGATACAATAACTAAAAGATAGTGGATACCAAAAAGAATAAATAGGAAAAATTATGCCAACTTCAACTAAAAGTAAAACAAAAACAACTACAAAGAAAAAAACAACACGAAAAAGAGTCACTCCAGGTAAAAATCTGGTTATTGTAGAATCGCCAGCAAAAGCTAAAACAATTGAAAAATATTTAGGTCGAAACTACAA from Lactococcus lactis carries:
- the ilvD gene encoding dihydroxy-acid dehydratase, with the translated sequence MEFKYNGKVESVELNKYSKTLTQDPTQPATQAMYYGIGFKDEDFKKAQVGIVSMDWDGNPCNMHLGTLGSKIKSSVNQTDGLIGLQFHTIGVSDGIANGKLGMRYSLVSREVIADSIETNAGAEYYDAIVAIPGCDKNMPGSIIGMARLNRPSIMVYGGTIEHGEYKGEKLNIVSAFEALGQKITGNISDGDYHGVICNAIPGQGACGGMYTANTLAAAIETLGMSLPYSSSNPAVSQEKQEECDEIGSAIKNLLEKDIKPSDIMTKDAFENAITIVMVLGGSTNAVLHIIAMANAIGVEITQDDFQRISDITPVLGDFKPSGKYMMEDLHKIGGLPAVLKYLLKEGKLHGDCLTVTGKTLAENVEKALDLDFDSQDIMRPLKNPIKATGHLQILYGNLAQGGSVAKISGKEGEFFKGTARVFDGEQHFIDGIESGRLHAGDVAVIRNIGPVGGPGMPEMLKPTSALIGAGLGKSCALITDGRFSGGTHGFVVGHIVPEAVEGGLIGLVEDDDIIEIDAVNNSISLKVSDEEIAKRRADYQKPAPKATRGVLAKFAKLTRPASEGCVTDL
- a CDS encoding acetolactate synthase large subunit; this translates as MKKIKLEKPTSGSQLVLQTLKELGVEIIFGYPGGAMLPLYDAIHNFEGIQHILARHEQGATHEAEGYAKSSGKVGVVVVTSGPGATNAVTGIADAYLDSVPLLVFTGQVGRQSIGKDAFQEADTVGITAPITKYNYQIRETADIPRIVTEAYYLARTGRPGPVEIDLPKDVSTLEVTEINDPSLNLPHYHESEKATDEQLQELLTELSVSKKPVIIAGGGINYSGSVDIFRAFVEKYQIPVVSTLLGLGTLPISHELQLGMAGMHGSYAANMALVEADYIINLGSRFDDRVVSNPAKFANNAVVAHIDIDAAELGKIVKTDIPILSDLKVALSRLLQLNNVKTVFNDWIKTVIENKEKAPFTYEPQNHDIRPQETIKLIGEYTQGDAIIVTDVGQHQMWVAQYYPYKNARQLITSGGMGTMGFGIPAAIGAKLAQPNKNVIVFVGDGGFQMTNQELALLNGYGIAIKVVLINNHSLGMVRQWQESFYEERRSQSVFDVEPNFQLLAEAYGIKHVKLDNPKTLADDLKIITEDEPMLIEVLISKSEHVLPMIPAGLHNDEMIGLHFTDENEEVDNA
- the ilvN gene encoding acetolactate synthase small subunit translates to MRRMIIAKLHNVTGIMNRFTAVLNRRQVNILSITAGVTESQDLTHTTFVIEVDHLDEVEQIIKQLNRLIDVIEVADITDLPHVEREVVLIKVSAPPTIRAEIFTMIEPFRVNVVDVNLENVTIQLTGDSAKIEALIDVVSPYGILNMARTGSAGFERG
- the ilvC gene encoding ketol-acid reductoisomerase — translated: MAVTMYYEDDVEVSALAGKQIAVIGYGSQGHAHAQNLRDSGHNVIIGVRHGKSFDKAKEDGFETFEVGEAVAKADVIMVLAPDELQKSIYEEDIKPNLKAGSALGFAHGFNIHFGYIKVPEDVDVFMVAPKAPGHLVRRTYTEGFGTPALFVSHQNASGHAREIAMDWAKGIGCARVGIIETTFKEETEEDLFGEQAVLCGGLTALVEAGFETLTEAGYAGELAYFEVLHEMKLIVDLMYEGGFTKMRQSISNTAEFGDYVTGPRIITDEVKKNMKLVLADIQSGKFAQDFVDDFKAGRPKLTAYREAAKNLEIEKIGAELRQAMPFTQSGDDDAFKIYQ
- the ilvA gene encoding threonine ammonia-lyase IlvA; translated protein: MISAKEVEDAYDLLKAVVTKTPLQLDPYLSNKYQANIYLKEENLQKVRSFKLRGAYYSISKLSDEQRSKGVVCASAGNHAQGVAFAANQLNISATIFMPVTTPNQKISQVKFFGESHVTIRLIGDTFDESARAAKAFSQDNDKPFIDPFDDENVIAGQGTVALEIFAQAKKQAISLDKIFVQIGGGGLIAGITAYSKERYPQTEIIGVEAKGATSMKAAYSAGQPVTLEHIDKFADGIAVATVGQKTYQLINDKVKQLLAVDEGLISQTILELYSKLGIVAEPAGATSVAALELIKDEIKGKNIVCIISGGNNDISRMQEIEERALVYEGLKHYFVINFPQRPGALRTFVSDILGPNDDITRFEYIKRADKGKGPCLVGILLSDASDYDSLIDRIERFDNRYVNLHGNDSLYELLV
- a CDS encoding RidA family protein, encoding MKIIATLDAPAAIGPYVQGKIVNGLLYASGQIPLNPLNGEIVGDSIETQTEQVMKNISAILKEAHSDFDLVIKTTCFLKNIEDFSRFNAIYSKFFDKEFPARSAVGVAGLPKNVLIEIEVIAEVKS
- the dprA gene encoding DNA-processing protein DprA — translated: MITNFDLYRWKKAGMTNLGVNKLLKFFHRYDKKISLRQMGQVAQLKSIPNFIEQYKNQDVSKLREEYKIYPSFSLLDEIYPERLKEIYNPPVLLFYQGDIRLLKTPKLAFVGSRQASSQGIKAVQKIVTELNQNFTIVSGLAKGIDTASHLSAIKNKIPTIAVIGTGLDIFYPLENRKIQEYLAKNQLILSEYSVGEKPLRYHFPERNRIIAGLSHGVVVIEAKLRSGSLITCERALEEGRDIFAVPGNIADGFSDGCNHLIQQGAKLIYQAQDILEEYLYD